The proteins below come from a single Plantactinospora sp. KBS50 genomic window:
- the mqnC gene encoding cyclic dehypoxanthinyl futalosine synthase — MTVSREIDDILRRGADGGRITPEEALLLYTDAPFHALGEAADAVRRRRYPDGIVTYIIDRNINYTNVCVTACRFCAFYRAPKHREGWTHPTDEILRRCAEAVDLGATQVMLQGGHHPDYGVEYYEELFSSVKRAYPQLVIHSIGPSEILHMAKVSGVSLEEAITRIKAAGLDSIAGAGAEMLPQRPRHAIAPLKESGERWCEVMALAHRLGVESTATMMMGTGETNAERIEHLRMIRDVQDRADQGGYGGFRSFIPWTYQPENNHLKGRTQATTLEYLRLVAVSRLFFPTIPHLQASWLTTGKEAGQLALHMGVDDLGSIMLEENVISSAGARHRSNLHQLIDMIRSAGRIPAQRDTLYRHLRVHWTPADDPTDDRVVSHFSSIALPGGGVGRRLPLVEAS, encoded by the coding sequence GTGACGGTGAGCCGGGAAATCGACGACATCCTGCGGCGTGGCGCGGACGGCGGGCGGATCACGCCCGAGGAGGCGTTGCTGCTCTACACCGACGCGCCCTTCCACGCGTTGGGTGAGGCGGCCGACGCGGTACGCCGGCGGCGCTATCCGGACGGCATCGTCACGTACATCATCGACCGCAACATCAACTACACGAACGTCTGCGTGACTGCCTGCCGGTTCTGCGCCTTCTACCGGGCGCCCAAGCACCGCGAGGGCTGGACGCACCCGACCGACGAGATCCTGCGGCGCTGCGCCGAGGCGGTGGATCTCGGCGCGACCCAGGTGATGCTCCAGGGCGGCCACCACCCGGACTACGGGGTCGAGTACTACGAGGAGCTGTTCTCCTCGGTCAAGCGGGCGTACCCGCAGCTCGTGATCCACTCGATCGGCCCGAGCGAGATCCTGCACATGGCGAAGGTCTCCGGGGTGTCGCTGGAAGAGGCGATCACCCGGATCAAGGCCGCCGGCCTGGACTCGATCGCCGGCGCCGGCGCCGAGATGCTGCCGCAGCGGCCGCGTCACGCCATCGCGCCGCTCAAGGAGTCAGGCGAGCGGTGGTGCGAGGTGATGGCGCTCGCGCACCGGCTCGGGGTCGAGTCGACCGCGACGATGATGATGGGCACCGGCGAGACCAACGCCGAGCGGATCGAGCACCTGCGCATGATCCGGGACGTGCAGGACCGGGCCGACCAGGGCGGGTACGGCGGGTTCCGCTCGTTCATCCCGTGGACCTACCAGCCGGAGAACAACCATCTCAAGGGCCGTACCCAGGCGACCACGCTGGAGTACCTGCGGCTGGTGGCGGTGTCCCGACTCTTCTTCCCGACGATCCCGCACCTTCAGGCGTCGTGGTTGACCACCGGCAAGGAGGCGGGGCAGCTCGCGCTGCACATGGGCGTGGACGACCTGGGCTCGATCATGCTGGAGGAGAACGTCATCTCCTCGGCCGGCGCCCGCCACCGGTCCAACCTGCACCAACTGATCGACATGATCCGGTCGGCCGGCAGGATTCCGGCCCAGCGGGACACCCTCTACCGTCACCTGCGGGTGCACTGGACCCCTGCCGACGACCCCACCGACGACCGCGTCGTGTCGCACTTCTCCTCGATCGCGCTGCCCGGCGGTGGGGTGGGTCGCCGGCTCCCGCTGGTCGAGGCGAGCTGA
- a CDS encoding TIGR02677 family protein, whose product MPQPRVQSFGLDDFALDDRLRLFSYLTADNRIGYLWLLRAIESARNSYHLVLHTSEVAAALAGLAETQPDCPDPAGLELPRLLDALVDWGVLDRGQDGARATSLAEYRNRHSVYQFTEAGYRAHRAVESVLSASLNDSTLSRLVFADLLADLQALAVANAAGDAEEVYRKLSRLDRALADIAERAARFYHMLGDLGRTHDVRPEVFLAHKDALLSHLRDFYDELQRYTPRLREAVREVETTGLDRLVEAAAEADERVFGTPVERLDDWRRRWSGLRSWLAPPSADLPSEADRLAGATTAAIGDVLALLRRITEARRGGVSRESQLRHLAAWFTAAGSVDAAHALFDAVFGLGAPRHAGVAHPDPEAIPTRLSWWDAPAVELSRTLVQFGRTPGQGNGRPARIDRSASERHRLREHQLAEERRHVEAAARLAEAGPAAIGPDGAPRAGTDQDGTDQSGAEFSPDAGTDPAEPLDDAQVAVLRRLLDVALAARAPGRPDTPLVAAAFGVRLTLSPAPGRFTTVRTAGGWLHLDGYALTVAPARHTVAQRRELVPA is encoded by the coding sequence GTGCCCCAACCCCGCGTCCAATCGTTCGGCCTCGACGACTTCGCCCTGGACGATCGACTACGCCTCTTCAGCTACCTCACGGCCGACAACCGGATCGGCTACCTGTGGCTGTTGCGGGCGATCGAGTCGGCCCGCAACAGCTACCACCTGGTGCTGCACACCTCGGAGGTGGCCGCCGCCCTCGCCGGCCTGGCGGAGACCCAGCCGGACTGCCCCGATCCCGCCGGCCTGGAACTACCCCGCCTGCTCGACGCCCTGGTCGACTGGGGAGTGCTCGACCGCGGCCAGGACGGCGCCCGCGCCACCAGCCTCGCCGAGTACCGCAACCGCCACTCGGTGTACCAGTTCACCGAGGCCGGCTACCGGGCGCACCGTGCGGTGGAGAGCGTGCTGTCCGCCAGCCTGAACGACAGCACGCTTTCCCGACTCGTCTTCGCGGATCTGCTCGCCGACCTCCAGGCGCTGGCCGTCGCGAACGCCGCCGGGGACGCCGAGGAGGTGTACCGCAAGCTCAGCCGGCTCGACCGGGCGCTCGCGGACATCGCCGAGCGGGCGGCCCGCTTCTACCACATGCTCGGCGACCTGGGCCGCACCCACGACGTACGCCCCGAGGTCTTCCTCGCCCACAAGGATGCCCTGCTGTCCCACCTGCGCGACTTCTACGACGAGTTGCAGCGGTACACCCCGCGGCTGCGCGAAGCCGTCCGCGAGGTGGAGACGACCGGGCTGGACCGGTTGGTGGAGGCCGCCGCCGAGGCCGACGAGCGGGTCTTCGGAACCCCTGTCGAACGGCTTGACGACTGGCGACGGCGCTGGTCCGGCCTCCGGTCGTGGCTGGCGCCGCCGAGCGCCGACCTGCCGAGCGAGGCCGACCGGCTGGCCGGGGCCACGACGGCGGCGATCGGCGACGTGCTGGCGCTGCTGCGGCGGATCACCGAGGCCCGGCGCGGTGGCGTGAGCCGGGAATCCCAGCTCCGGCACCTGGCGGCCTGGTTCACCGCCGCCGGCTCGGTCGACGCGGCACACGCGCTCTTCGACGCCGTGTTCGGGCTGGGTGCGCCGCGGCACGCCGGCGTCGCCCACCCCGACCCGGAGGCGATACCCACTCGACTGTCCTGGTGGGACGCGCCGGCCGTGGAGCTGTCGCGCACCCTGGTCCAGTTCGGCCGCACGCCGGGTCAGGGTAACGGGCGGCCGGCGCGGATCGACCGGTCCGCCTCGGAACGGCACCGGCTGCGGGAACACCAGCTCGCCGAGGAGCGCCGCCACGTCGAGGCCGCGGCCCGACTGGCCGAGGCCGGGCCGGCCGCAATCGGCCCGGACGGCGCGCCGCGGGCCGGCACCGACCAGGACGGTACCGACCAGAGCGGCGCGGAGTTCAGCCCCGACGCCGGCACGGATCCGGCCGAGCCGCTGGACGACGCCCAGGTCGCGGTGCTCCGCCGGCTGCTGGACGTGGCGCTGGCGGCCCGCGCCCCCGGACGGCCGGACACCCCGCTGGTGGCGGCCGCCTTCGGGGTACGACTGACGCTGTCGCCCGCCCCCGGCCGGTTCACCACGGTCCGCACCGCCGGCGGGTGGCTGCACCTGGACGGGTACGCGCTCACCGTGGCGCCGGCCCGGCACACCGTGGCCCAGCGTCGTGAGCTGGTGCCGGCATGA
- the paaA gene encoding 1,2-phenylacetyl-CoA epoxidase subunit PaaA translates to MYGNDFSQPEEAPTGALLDQVEAAEAELRDAAARARAGASGTAGAAPEEYFDSVIAADQKIEPRDWMPERYRRTLVRQIAQHAHSEIIGMQPEGNWITRAPSLKRKAILLAKVQDEAGHGLYLYAAAETLGVDRDELVDLLLSGRQKYSSIFNYPTLSWADVGAIGWLVDGAAIVNQVPLCRCSYGPYARAMIRVCKEESFHQRQGYEILHTLAHGTPEQRTMAQDAVDRWWYPSLAMFGPPDTDSTHSAQSMEWKIKRFSNDDLRQRFVDMCVQQAEVLGLRIPDPALRWNAERQAYDYTQPDYDELMRVISGDGPCNRQRMDHRRRAHAEGAWVREAAVVHAAKRAERAEQAAARKDPVAA, encoded by the coding sequence GTGTACGGCAACGACTTCTCCCAGCCCGAAGAGGCGCCCACCGGGGCGCTTCTCGATCAGGTAGAGGCGGCCGAGGCCGAGCTACGCGACGCGGCCGCCCGGGCGCGTGCGGGCGCCTCCGGCACGGCCGGCGCGGCGCCGGAAGAATATTTCGACTCTGTTATCGCGGCCGACCAGAAGATCGAACCGCGGGACTGGATGCCCGAGCGGTACCGCAGGACGTTGGTCCGGCAGATCGCCCAGCACGCGCACTCCGAGATCATCGGGATGCAGCCGGAGGGTAACTGGATCACCCGGGCGCCGTCGCTGAAGCGCAAGGCCATCCTGCTGGCGAAGGTCCAGGACGAGGCCGGGCACGGCCTCTACCTCTACGCCGCCGCCGAGACCCTGGGCGTGGACCGGGACGAACTGGTCGATCTCCTGCTGTCCGGGCGGCAGAAGTACAGCTCCATCTTCAACTACCCCACGCTCTCCTGGGCCGACGTGGGCGCGATCGGCTGGCTGGTGGACGGCGCGGCGATCGTCAACCAGGTGCCGCTCTGCCGCTGCTCGTACGGCCCGTACGCGCGGGCCATGATCCGGGTCTGCAAGGAGGAGTCGTTCCACCAGCGGCAGGGCTACGAGATCCTGCACACGTTGGCGCACGGCACGCCGGAGCAGCGGACGATGGCCCAGGACGCGGTGGACCGCTGGTGGTACCCGTCGCTGGCCATGTTCGGGCCGCCCGACACCGACTCGACGCACTCCGCCCAGTCGATGGAGTGGAAGATCAAGCGCTTCTCCAACGACGATCTGCGCCAGCGGTTCGTGGACATGTGCGTGCAGCAGGCCGAGGTGCTGGGGCTGCGCATCCCCGATCCGGCGCTGCGCTGGAACGCCGAGCGCCAGGCGTACGACTACACGCAGCCGGACTACGACGAGCTGATGCGGGTGATCTCCGGCGACGGGCCGTGCAACCGGCAGCGCATGGACCACCGCCGCCGGGCGCACGCCGAGGGCGCCTGGGTACGCGAGGCCGCGGTGGTCCATGCGGCCAAGCGTGCGGAGCGGGCGGAACAGGCGGCGGCGCGGAAGGACCCGGTAGCGGCATGA
- a CDS encoding menaquinone biosynthetic enzyme MqnA/MqnD family protein produces MTELRRPRVGHIQFLNCLPIYWGLVRSGALLDVDLYKDTPDHLNDRLVAGGLDIGPISLLEYLRHADELLLLPDLAVGSDGPVLSVNIVSTRPPAELDGARVALGSTSRTGVLLAQMLLGERYGARPEYFRCPPELSQMLLEADAGVLIGDVALRALYEAPARGLTVTDLGQAWRDWTGLPMVFAVWAVRRDFAAAHPGQVKEVHEAFLRSRDLCLAALDEVATAAARWEPFDAATLANYFRALDFSLGGRQVDGLREFARRAAALGAAPALPADGPAFFQV; encoded by the coding sequence GTGACCGAGCTGCGCCGACCCCGGGTGGGGCACATCCAGTTTCTCAACTGCCTGCCGATCTACTGGGGGCTGGTGCGGTCCGGCGCGTTGCTGGACGTGGACCTGTACAAGGACACACCCGATCACCTGAACGACCGTCTCGTGGCCGGCGGGCTGGACATCGGCCCGATCTCGCTGCTGGAGTACCTGCGGCACGCCGATGAGCTGCTCCTGCTGCCGGACCTCGCGGTGGGCAGCGACGGGCCGGTGCTGTCGGTCAACATCGTGTCCACCCGGCCGCCGGCCGAGCTGGACGGCGCCAGGGTCGCCCTCGGCTCCACCTCGCGGACCGGCGTGCTGCTCGCCCAGATGCTGCTCGGGGAGCGGTACGGCGCTCGACCCGAGTATTTCCGCTGCCCGCCCGAGCTGAGCCAGATGCTGCTGGAGGCGGACGCCGGCGTGCTGATCGGCGACGTGGCGCTGCGCGCCCTGTACGAGGCCCCCGCCCGTGGCCTGACCGTCACCGACCTGGGGCAGGCGTGGCGGGACTGGACCGGGCTGCCGATGGTGTTCGCGGTCTGGGCGGTACGTCGGGATTTTGCCGCCGCACACCCGGGCCAGGTCAAGGAGGTGCACGAGGCGTTCCTGCGCTCCCGGGACCTGTGCCTCGCGGCCCTGGACGAGGTGGCGACCGCGGCGGCCCGCTGGGAGCCGTTCGACGCGGCCACCCTGGCCAACTACTTCCGTGCCCTCGATTTTTCCCTCGGCGGCCGGCAGGTGGACGGACTGCGGGAGTTCGCCCGGCGAGCCGCGGCGCTCGGCGCGGCCCCGGCGCTGCCGGCCGACGGCCCGGCCTTCTTCCAGGTCTGA
- a CDS encoding TIGR02678 family protein, with translation MRFAVDVPELELSDYQRTVRLVLRHPLITATWPDERALGRVRRFAPQLRQDLAEAFGYRLELHGSAARLVRTADQLDPSRPATSRTGRVFDRRRYAYLSLCLAALGRAGIQTTVSELADAVSADANRIGGLGLDPDSGGDRRAFVDAVGWLEERGVLRVADGSSSSWASDPGSGEALYDIARDALLALFHPPRVLQHVGGVAELLRRDANSSGNAERRAAAQAARRAIAEQPVLYYSDVAPEVANHLRGTALPADLYRLTGLRVERRAEGVLLVDTVGWSAERFPGAGSVAQAAVLLAVEMADRALDPDGRRVKRLPAPARTERHDRLVAEIDAGLPTASRVVLDDRFEPREPDTDADPSQAGGPAGNGASTGNGTSNGNGNGASTGNGTDAGNRTEAGNRTDAGNGTAEPARYPFVTDSFLREAVSGILQRYGSAFGATWHADPNRLAAEAVALLARFGAVTPVPGGVLVRPLVGRYRSTVATVRQRTLF, from the coding sequence ATGAGGTTCGCGGTCGACGTACCGGAGTTGGAGCTGTCCGACTACCAGCGGACGGTGCGGCTGGTGCTCCGGCACCCGCTGATCACGGCCACCTGGCCCGACGAACGGGCACTGGGTCGGGTCCGCAGGTTCGCCCCGCAGCTACGGCAGGACCTGGCCGAGGCCTTCGGTTACCGGCTGGAGCTGCACGGCTCGGCCGCCCGGCTGGTACGCACGGCCGACCAGCTGGATCCGAGCCGCCCGGCCACCTCCCGGACCGGCCGGGTCTTCGACCGGCGGCGGTACGCGTACCTGTCGCTCTGCCTGGCCGCCCTGGGTCGGGCCGGCATCCAGACCACGGTCAGCGAGCTGGCGGACGCCGTTTCGGCGGACGCCAACCGGATCGGCGGGCTGGGCCTGGACCCGGACAGCGGCGGTGACCGGCGGGCGTTCGTGGACGCCGTCGGCTGGTTGGAGGAGCGCGGCGTGCTCCGGGTCGCGGACGGCTCCAGTTCCTCCTGGGCCAGCGATCCCGGTTCGGGTGAGGCGCTCTACGACATCGCCCGGGACGCGCTGCTCGCCCTGTTCCACCCGCCGCGGGTGCTCCAGCACGTCGGCGGCGTGGCGGAATTGCTCCGGCGTGACGCCAACAGCAGCGGGAACGCCGAGCGGCGGGCCGCGGCCCAGGCCGCCCGGCGGGCCATCGCCGAACAACCGGTGCTCTACTACTCGGACGTTGCGCCGGAGGTGGCGAACCATCTGCGCGGTACGGCGCTGCCGGCGGACCTGTACCGGTTGACCGGCCTGCGGGTCGAGCGGCGGGCCGAGGGGGTGCTGCTGGTGGACACGGTCGGCTGGTCGGCCGAGCGGTTCCCCGGCGCCGGCTCGGTGGCGCAGGCCGCCGTGCTGCTGGCGGTCGAGATGGCCGACCGGGCGCTGGACCCGGACGGGCGGCGGGTCAAGCGGCTGCCCGCACCGGCGCGCACCGAACGTCACGACCGGCTGGTCGCCGAGATCGACGCCGGCCTGCCGACGGCGAGCCGGGTGGTGCTGGACGACCGGTTCGAGCCGCGGGAACCGGACACGGACGCGGACCCGAGTCAAGCCGGCGGACCCGCCGGCAACGGCGCCAGCACCGGGAACGGTACCAGCAACGGGAACGGGAACGGCGCCAGCACCGGGAACGGCACCGACGCCGGGAACCGCACCGAAGCCGGGAACCGCACCGACGCCGGGAACGGCACCGCGGAGCCGGCCCGGTATCCGTTCGTGACCGACAGCTTCCTGCGGGAGGCCGTGTCCGGGATTCTCCAACGGTACGGGTCCGCCTTCGGCGCGACCTGGCACGCCGACCCGAACCGGCTGGCGGCGGAGGCGGTAGCCCTGCTCGCCCGGTTCGGCGCGGTCACCCCGGTGCCGGGCGGTGTGCTGGTACGACCGCTGGTGGGCCGCTACCGCAGCACCGTCGCCACGGTGCGCCAGCGCACCCTGTTCTGA
- the paaC gene encoding 1,2-phenylacetyl-CoA epoxidase subunit PaaC gives MAQRLAEWAARAPEMEEDIALSNIALDQLGAARLLLSYAAEIEGAGRDEDALAFLRGDREFRNCLLVELPNGDFGHTMAKLLFLSAYQLPLYAALSNCPDARLAAIGAKARKESAYHLDHSRTWTVRLGDGTVESHRRMQAAVDAVWPYAAELFAADPAAPVDPATLRAEFDATVAAVLAEATLTRPDSGWVPTGGRQGVHTEHLSYLLAEMQVVHRAHPGARW, from the coding sequence ATGGCTCAGCGGCTGGCCGAGTGGGCCGCCCGGGCGCCCGAGATGGAAGAGGACATCGCGCTGTCCAACATCGCGTTGGACCAGCTCGGCGCCGCCCGCCTGCTGCTGTCGTACGCCGCGGAGATCGAGGGCGCGGGCCGGGACGAGGACGCGTTGGCGTTCCTGCGCGGCGACCGCGAGTTCCGCAACTGCCTGCTGGTCGAGCTGCCCAACGGCGACTTCGGGCACACCATGGCCAAACTGCTGTTCCTGTCGGCGTACCAGCTTCCGCTCTATGCCGCCCTGAGCAACTGCCCGGACGCGCGGTTGGCCGCGATCGGCGCGAAGGCCCGCAAGGAGTCGGCGTACCACCTGGACCACAGCCGCACCTGGACGGTCCGGCTCGGCGACGGCACGGTCGAGTCGCACCGCAGGATGCAGGCCGCCGTCGACGCCGTGTGGCCGTACGCGGCGGAACTGTTCGCCGCGGACCCGGCGGCACCGGTCGACCCGGCGACGCTGCGGGCCGAGTTCGACGCCACGGTGGCCGCGGTGCTGGCCGAGGCCACGCTGACCCGTCCGGACAGCGGCTGGGTCCCGACCGGCGGGCGGCAGGGCGTGCACACCGAGCACCTGTCCTACCTACTGGCCGAGATGCAGGTGGTGCACCGGGCCCACCCGGGGGCGCGATGGTGA
- the paaB gene encoding 1,2-phenylacetyl-CoA epoxidase subunit PaaB encodes MFVRARRGLSHSHVGSLHAPDAELALRNARDLYTRRQEGVSIWVVPAAAITASSPDEKDAFFDPAADKVYRHPTFYEVPDGVAHL; translated from the coding sequence GTGTTCGTACGCGCGCGGCGCGGGCTCTCGCACAGCCACGTCGGCAGCCTGCACGCGCCGGACGCGGAACTTGCCCTGCGTAACGCCCGCGACCTGTACACCCGCCGGCAGGAGGGGGTGTCGATCTGGGTGGTCCCGGCCGCCGCCATCACCGCCTCCAGCCCGGATGAGAAGGACGCCTTCTTCGACCCCGCGGCCGACAAGGTCTACCGGCACCCGACCTTTTACGAGGTGCCGGACGGGGTGGCGCACCTGTGA
- the paaD gene encoding 1,2-phenylacetyl-CoA epoxidase subunit PaaD, whose translation MDQARAAVAAVVDPEIRAVTIEELGILRDVTVRDGRVVVSITPTYTGCPAMDVIRGDIRTALAAAGCPDAEVRTVYAPAWSTDWITEAGRTKLASAGIAPPDPVRRAGPVPLTLTARCPRCGSPDTEQLSRFGSTACKSLWRCRACREPFDHLKAL comes from the coding sequence GTGGACCAGGCCCGGGCCGCGGTCGCCGCGGTGGTGGATCCGGAGATCCGGGCCGTCACCATCGAGGAACTGGGGATCCTGCGGGACGTCACGGTCCGCGACGGGCGGGTGGTGGTGAGCATCACGCCGACCTACACGGGCTGTCCCGCCATGGACGTCATCCGGGGCGACATCCGGACCGCGCTGGCCGCCGCCGGCTGCCCGGACGCCGAGGTACGCACGGTCTACGCGCCCGCGTGGAGCACCGACTGGATCACCGAGGCGGGCCGGACCAAGCTGGCCTCCGCCGGTATCGCACCCCCGGATCCGGTACGCCGGGCCGGGCCGGTACCGCTGACCCTGACCGCCCGCTGCCCGCGCTGCGGCTCGCCGGACACCGAGCAGCTCAGCCGGTTCGGATCCACCGCCTGCAAGTCGCTGTGGCGTTGCCGCGCCTGCCGCGAACCCTTCGACCATCTGAAGGCGCTGTGA
- a CDS encoding serine hydrolase, whose product MRPRVIMVLAIVAILLGGVMLVPAAYARFSGGDGPLGLRLAGSAPKPPTPTAPEPASLAYQPVSVTGYKGSFLAWAIMDRDSGEISGSSNISSTNSTESMIKAWLVSDYLRRLGDKEPPASMLKKASTAIRDSDNIAAENLYNAGGRLPVIQRLISICGLTDTKAESSSRHKWAYTQMSPRDAVRMGDCIASGKAAGPKWTEWVLNEMAHVRGTTAAKDQHEQTGGGHWGIVDGLPKSITSEGPVHIKNGWTMLFADYQWHLNCLAVTDKWSLAVMMRYSGKISLQYGASVCASVTSQLVTPEPGAALQVPTPLAKA is encoded by the coding sequence ATGCGCCCTCGCGTGATCATGGTGCTCGCCATCGTGGCCATCCTTCTCGGTGGCGTGATGCTCGTGCCGGCGGCGTACGCCCGATTCAGCGGCGGCGACGGCCCACTCGGCCTCCGCCTGGCCGGATCGGCACCGAAGCCCCCGACACCCACCGCGCCGGAGCCGGCCAGCCTGGCCTACCAGCCGGTCTCGGTGACGGGCTACAAGGGCTCCTTCCTCGCCTGGGCGATCATGGACCGGGACAGCGGCGAGATCTCCGGATCGAGCAACATCAGCTCGACCAACTCCACCGAGTCGATGATCAAGGCTTGGCTGGTCTCGGACTACCTGCGCCGACTCGGCGACAAGGAGCCGCCGGCGTCGATGCTCAAGAAGGCCAGCACGGCCATCCGGGACAGCGACAACATCGCGGCGGAGAATCTCTACAACGCGGGCGGGCGCCTGCCGGTGATCCAGCGCCTGATCAGCATCTGCGGCCTGACGGACACCAAGGCGGAATCGTCCAGCCGGCACAAGTGGGCATACACGCAGATGTCGCCACGGGACGCCGTACGCATGGGAGACTGCATCGCGAGCGGTAAGGCCGCCGGCCCCAAGTGGACCGAGTGGGTGCTGAACGAGATGGCACACGTGCGCGGCACCACCGCCGCCAAGGACCAGCACGAGCAGACCGGTGGCGGGCACTGGGGAATTGTCGACGGCCTGCCCAAGTCGATCACCAGCGAGGGCCCGGTGCACATCAAGAACGGCTGGACGATGCTCTTCGCCGACTACCAGTGGCACCTCAACTGCCTCGCCGTGACCGACAAGTGGTCGCTCGCGGTGATGATGCGGTACTCCGGCAAGATCAGTCTCCAGTACGGCGCCAGCGTGTGCGCCAGCGTCACCAGCCAGTTGGTGACCCCTGAGCCGGGTGCCGCGCTTCAGGTTCCGACACCGCTGGCCAAGGCCTGA
- a CDS encoding HNH endonuclease signature motif containing protein: MIDAAERVVGAARECAARPVWSASNAALIAALEAVHRAERLLTVAKLAAVREIDGRDLGRAQGATSTAGWLRDRLRISPTTARQLVADAAWMDADDATDHAVRPDPPADPGSGTPGCGVDAAGCGSTAAGCGADAAGPALRAALTSGDISLTQARIIAGAVTAARAEAGPPVADKALHALLGHARDLAPAALRVCAERILWHVAPEAAEEADRRALRRQESRAEQRRDLTLSIAAEGWLRLRGVLDAETGALLTAALDPLVRPNGPGDDRGPGQRRHDALAEVLHLALRTGELPDNGGEPPQLVITTSFDALTARLGSGTAHRSGTTEGVDAHGAGASQGVDAHGSGTTHGSGTAEGVDARGSGTTQGVDAHGSGTHGPGVALGAGPGFGVGTLDTGLRLGPDALRRLACDAAILPAVLGGRGQVLDVGRQRRLFTGPLRRALVLRDRGCAFPNCDRPPRWCAGHHIRPWTDGGGTSLHNAVLLCGYHHRVIHRGEWIVRLARDGHPEFIPPYWLDPDRTPRRNRYHLRC, from the coding sequence GTGATCGATGCGGCGGAGCGGGTGGTCGGGGCGGCGCGGGAGTGCGCTGCCCGGCCCGTCTGGTCGGCGTCCAACGCTGCGTTGATCGCGGCCCTGGAGGCCGTGCACCGGGCCGAGCGGCTGCTCACGGTGGCGAAACTGGCCGCCGTCCGCGAGATCGACGGTCGGGATCTGGGCCGGGCTCAGGGTGCCACGTCGACCGCCGGCTGGTTGCGCGACCGGCTTCGGATCTCGCCAACGACCGCTCGCCAGTTGGTGGCGGACGCGGCGTGGATGGACGCCGACGATGCGACAGACCATGCCGTGCGACCGGATCCGCCGGCCGACCCCGGCAGCGGTACGCCGGGGTGTGGTGTGGATGCGGCGGGGTGTGGTTCGACGGCCGCGGGGTGTGGTGCGGACGCCGCCGGCCCGGCGCTACGGGCGGCGCTGACCAGCGGCGACATAAGCCTGACGCAGGCCCGGATCATTGCCGGGGCGGTGACCGCCGCCCGCGCCGAGGCCGGTCCGCCGGTGGCGGACAAGGCCCTGCACGCCCTGCTGGGGCATGCCCGGGACCTTGCGCCAGCGGCGCTGCGGGTCTGCGCCGAGCGGATCCTCTGGCACGTGGCGCCCGAGGCCGCCGAAGAGGCCGACCGGCGCGCCCTGCGCCGGCAGGAGTCCCGGGCCGAGCAACGGCGCGATCTCACCCTGTCGATCGCCGCCGAGGGATGGCTGCGGCTGCGCGGTGTCCTCGACGCCGAGACCGGGGCGTTGCTGACCGCCGCGCTCGATCCGCTCGTCCGGCCGAACGGCCCCGGCGACGACCGCGGCCCCGGCCAGCGGCGGCACGATGCGCTGGCCGAGGTGCTCCACCTCGCCCTGCGCACCGGCGAACTGCCGGACAACGGCGGCGAACCTCCGCAACTGGTGATCACCACGAGTTTCGACGCGTTGACCGCGCGTCTCGGCTCCGGCACCGCGCATCGCTCCGGCACCACCGAGGGAGTCGACGCTCACGGCGCCGGCGCCTCCCAGGGAGTCGACGCTCACGGTTCCGGCACCACGCATGGCTCCGGCACCGCCGAGGGAGTCGACGCTCGTGGTTCCGGCACCACCCAGGGAGTCGACGCTCACGGTTCCGGTACTCATGGCCCCGGCGTCGCTCTCGGCGCCGGCCCCGGGTTCGGCGTCGGCACCCTTGATACCGGCCTGCGCTTGGGGCCGGATGCGCTGCGCCGGCTGGCCTGCGACGCGGCGATCCTGCCGGCCGTGCTCGGCGGCCGCGGTCAGGTGCTGGACGTGGGCCGGCAGCGGCGGCTCTTCACCGGCCCACTGCGCCGCGCCCTCGTGCTGCGGGATCGCGGTTGCGCCTTTCCGAACTGCGACCGGCCGCCGCGCTGGTGCGCCGGTCATCACATCCGGCCCTGGACGGACGGCGGCGGGACCAGTCTGCACAATGCCGTACTGCTGTGCGGATACCACCACCGGGTCATCCATCGCGGCGAATGGATCGTCCGGCTGGCCCGGGACGGCCACCCCGAGTTCATCCCGCCGTACTGGCTGGATCCCGACCGTACGCCCCGGCGTAACCGTTACCACCTGCGCTGCTGA